Below is a window of Fluviibacter phosphoraccumulans DNA.
GACCTTTGATGGTCTGGCGCTGGCTTCGGCGGTGCTCAAACAGGTGTTGCGCCAGAACAAATCGCTCACCCTATTTGCCACGCACTACTTTGAACTGACACGACTGAGTGAAAAATTTAAGCCGCTAGAAAACGTGCATTTAAATGCGGTTGAGCACCATGACCGTATCGTTTTCCTGCATCGGGTACAGCCAGGCCCGGCCAACCAGAGCTACGGCATCGAAGTGGCTTCGCTTGCCGGTATTCCTGCCAGCGTTGTCCGTGATGCGCGTCGCACCCTGTTAGAGTTGGAGTCACAATCGATACAACATAGCCCCATGCAGGCAGAAGGCAGCAATCAGACCGATTTCTTTGATAGTAACGACGCTTCAGCCACCGATTTAATCGCTGAAGCAGCAACAACTCAGCAGCGCACACCAGTCGATGCACTCCTCGATGACTTGGACCCGGATAGCCTGACTCCGCGTCAGGCGCTTGATGCGCTGTATCAACTTAAAAACCTGTCGCGACAATCATGATGCGCCATCAAACATATTTTTTTCAGCGCACGCTCTGCCTAATACCGCTCTTAGTCAGCTTGGCTTTTAGTCAGACGGCTTCGGCCAGCAGTCTGGTGTTTGCGCTCTTCGGTGATGTTTACATGACACCCCAACATCAAGGCTACCTGAAAGGGATGCTGGATGACATGGCGCGTAAAGGGTCTGAGCTTGCCATTTCAACGGGCGGCATCAAACCAGCTGACCAGGGCTGCCAGGATAAAAACCTGCTTGCCACCTACCCGGTTTTTGCTGCAGCGCCGCTCCCTACTTTTTACGTGCCTGGCGATGCCGATTGGGCGATATGCGGTCAGACCGCAGGTGGCAACTTTGTGCCCGAAGAGCGACTCAACCTCTTACGCAAAACGTTTTACCAGTCTGATCTCAGCCTCGGAGAACCGCAGTTACCCTTGGTGCGTCAAGCCGATTATCCGGAGCATATGCGCTGGCGCTCTGGCCCCGCTTTATTCATCAGTCTGAACGTACCCGGCACCCATAGCAAAGGGACAAAACCGGCTGAAGATGCCCAATCTCTTCAGAACCGAACCGATGCGGTCTTAAGCTGGATCAAAGCGGCCTATAGCGAGGCGCGTCAGCAGGAGATCAGCATGTTGGTGATGGTCATGCACGGCGACCCGGATTTGAGCGCGCCCGAAGCCGCCTCAACACAGCCCCGTGCTCCTATGACGGATCTTCTTAGATCAGAGACCGAGGGGTTCCCTGGACAAGTTCTGCTGGTACACGGCGGCAATGGCGTCCATCGCATCGATCATCCACTGACCAATCAGAGCAACGAAATGCCGTTGCAAAACTTTACCCGTGTTGAAACCTATAGCGCTTTACAACAGGGTTGGGTACAGGTACGCATTGAGCGCAATAAAAAATCCGGTGACGACCCCGTACACCGGACTGAATTTCTCTTTGAATCCTTCCCCTGGCCCCCACTCGACATGGGGACCGAGGAAGAAACGACGAAAGCCGCTAATTAGTGAATGACGACCTGCGGCGCTTCGCCGTTGTCGTCATCTTCACCCACGCATTCGTCTTCAAGCTCTTCTGCCGTCGCCGGGCGGACATCACGCACCGTACAGGTAAACACCAGCGACATACCGGCTAAAGGATGGTTGCCATCCAGCACGACCTTACCATCGGCGACATCAGTCACCCGGTAGATCACGATATCGTCTTCATCAGAACCTTCGGGCGCGCCTTCGAACTGCATACCAATTTTAGTTTCTTTGGGAAAACGCGACAGCTCTTCAATCTGAACCAGCTCAGTGTCGTAATCGCCATAAGCCTCTTCAGGTTGCAGCTTTACCGTAACCGATTCACCCACGTGCTTACCTTCCAGGGTTTCTTCGATACGGTCAAAAATATCGCCGTAACCGCCATGCAGATAACGAATCGGATTGCGGCCATCGTCAACCACCTGACCATCAGAGTCCGTGACGCTGTAATCCAAAGTCACAACCGTGTTGCGGTGTATGAGTCCAGTCATTAATTTTCCTTGATAGGGGCAGGCGCCGCTGATGGCACTTCTGTCACTGTCGCTTGTTTACGCTGCGGCAACTGGAAAAAGACTTCGTCAGACTTAACCATACCCAGCTCAAAACGAGAGCGCTCTTCAACGGCTTCCAGCCCGGATTTAAGATTGCGCGTTTCCGCTTCCAGACCTGCATTGCGCAGTTCTAATTGACGATTCACCTCACGCTGCTGGCGCAGCTGACGGTCACTTTCCCAAACCTTCAACCAACCGCCCTTGCCCAGCCATAGCGGGTACTGAATGACCACAGCCAGACCAAGCAAGATTGCGGTTGAAGGACGCATCGCAAAAACGATTAACGCAGGTTATAAAACGCGTCACGACCCGGATATGAAGCGGTGTCACCCAGATCTTCTTCAATGCGCAGCAGCTGGTTGTACTTGGCAATACGATCCGAACGCGACAGCGAACCCGTCTTGATCTGACCGGCATTCAGGCCAACGGCGATATCGGCAATTGTCGAATCTTCGGTTTCACCCGAGCGGTGCGAAATCACGGCGGTGTAGCCGGCACGTTTGGCCATCTCGATGGCTGCAAAGGTTTCACTCAGCGTACCAATCTGGTTGATCTTGATCAGGATCGAATTGGCAATACCCT
It encodes the following:
- a CDS encoding FKBP-type peptidyl-prolyl cis-trans isomerase; translated protein: MTGLIHRNTVVTLDYSVTDSDGQVVDDGRNPIRYLHGGYGDIFDRIEETLEGKHVGESVTVKLQPEEAYGDYDTELVQIEELSRFPKETKIGMQFEGAPEGSDEDDIVIYRVTDVADGKVVLDGNHPLAGMSLVFTCTVRDVRPATAEELEDECVGEDDDNGEAPQVVIH
- the ftsB gene encoding cell division protein FtsB, which gives rise to MRPSTAILLGLAVVIQYPLWLGKGGWLKVWESDRQLRQQREVNRQLELRNAGLEAETRNLKSGLEAVEERSRFELGMVKSDEVFFQLPQRKQATVTEVPSAAPAPIKEN